The Gammaproteobacteria bacterium nucleotide sequence ATTGCGAGCCGGACGTTCGATCTGGATGCGGCTGACTGAAGCCTGAGCCAGTTCCTTCTGCAGGAACTTGCGCACTTTAAGATCAGTATTCAGGTAGTTCGCGTAGTCTTTGCTTTCGGCATACCACTTGGAAGTCCAGTCCTTGACGATCCCAAGGCGAATCCCATTCGGATTAACTTTTTGACCCATCTTCGCCTCTCTTACTTCTCAGCCACGGCCACAGTAATGTGGGCGGTGCGTTTCAAAATGCGGTTACCGCGGCCTTTGGCGCGTGGTTGCATCCGCTTCAAGACCGGACCTTCATCAACACAAATCGTCTTGACCTTCAGTTCGTCCACATCGGCGCCATCATTATGCTCAGCATTGGCAATGGCCGATTCGACAACCTTCTTGATCAAGGTAGCCGCACGCTTGTTGCTGAACGACAGCAACTTCAGGGCTGGCTCAACCTTCATGCCACGGATCTGGTCCGCTACCAAACGCGCCTTTTGAGGCGAGATACGAACAAACTTTAAAACTGCTCTCGTTTCCATGATCTCACTCTCCGTTACTTAGCCTTCTTGTCGGCCACATGGCCTTTGAAGGTGCGCGTAACAGCAAACTCACCCAGTTTGTGTCCGACCATATTTTCATTGACCAGCACCGGTACGTGTTGACGACCGTTATGAATAGCAATCGTCAAGCCCACCATTTGCGGGATCACCATAGAACGACGCGACCAAGTCTTGATGGGGCGGCGATCATTCTTTTCCGCAGCCGTGTTCACCTTGTTTACCAGGTGAGCATCGACAAACGGACCTTTTTTGACTGAACGTGGCACGTTACGAAGTCCTCTATACCTAAGTTATTACTTACGGCGGCGGACGATCATGCCGTCCGTACGCTTGTTCTTGCGGGTCTTATAACCCTTTGTGGGCTGACCCCACGGTGATACTGGGTGACGACCACCCGAAGTACGTCCCTCACCACCACCATGCGGATGGTCGACCGGATTCATGACCACACCACGCGATTGTGGGCGGCGACCACTCCAGCGAGCGGCACCCGCCTTACCCAGGCTGCGCAGGTTATGCTCTGAGTTGCCAACCTCGCCAATCGTGGCGCGACAGTCTGCCAGAACTTTGCGCATTTCGCCAGAGCGAAGACGCACAGAGGCATAAACACCTTCTTTGGCAATCAACTGGATCATGGCGCCAGCGCTGCGAGCGAGCTGCGCACCCTTGCCAGGCTTCAATTCCAGGCAGTGAATCGTGGAACCCACTGGAATATTGCGCAATGGCAGGCAATTACCGGCCTTGATCGGTGCATCGGCACCAGACACGATCTGGGAACCGGCGGTCACGCCACTGGGCGCGATGATGTAGCGGCGTTCGCCATCTGCATACAGCACCAGCGCAATATTGGCACTACGGTTCGGATCGTACTCAATACGCTCAACGTTACCCTGGATACCGTCCTTATCGTTACGCTTGAAATCGATCAAACGATAATGGCGTTTATGGGCACCACCACGCGCACGGACCGTGATCCGACCAGCGTTGTTGCGACCATTGATCTTGGATTTCTTTTCCAACAGCGGCGCATGCGGCTCGCCCTTGTACAGATCAGGGTTTACCACCTTGACCACAGCGCGGCGACCTGCGGACGTCGGATTCGTTTTAATTAAAGCCATGGCTCTCTAATCCTTTATTACTCAAACGCTGGCGCTTACTTCTGACCAGCAAAGTCGATATCGAAACCGGATTGCAGCTTGACGTAAGCCTTTTTCCAGTTAGAACGACGACCCATAATCTGGCCAAAACGCTTGCTCTTGCCCTTAACATTGGACACCTGTACGGCGTCAACTTTGACATCGAACATCAGCTCAACGGCCTTCTTGATTTCAGTCTTGTTTGCATCCGGCAACACACGGAACACAAACTGGCGATTGGTATCAGCCACTACCGCAGACTTTTCGGAGACGTGCGGTGCCAGCAGCACCTTCATTAAACGTTCTTTGCTCATGCGAAGATCTCCTCAAGCTGCTTGATGGCCGCAGAGGTCATCAACACCTTTTCGAACTTGATCAGATTGACTGGATTCAATTGGCTCGGTTGTGCCACTTCAACACGCGCCACATTGCGCGCAGCCAGTGCCAGATTCTGATTCAAGACATCGCTCACGATCAGTACGTTATCCAGCCCCATTGCGTCCAGCTTGGCCAGCAATGATTTGGTCTTCGGCAGTTCAACACTGAATGACTCAATCACCATCAAACGATCCTGACGCGCCAACTCTGAGAGGATCGAGGAGATTGCACCACGATACATCTTGCGGTTTACCTTCTGCGAATAATCCTGATTGCGGGCTGCAAATACCTTACCGCCCCCGCGCCACAATGGGCTGCGAATGGTACCGGCACGGGCGCGACCACTACCTTTCTGCTTGAAAGGCTTGGCGCCACCGCCTCTCACATCACTACGTGTCTTCTGGCCAACAGTACCAGCACGTCCCGCTGCCATATAGGCGTTCACGACCTGGTGTACCAGGGGTTCGTTAAACTCCTGACCGAACAAGCTATCGGCAAGGCCGATGCTCTTGCTGGTCTTGGCGCCTGATTCAGAAACCAATTTCAGATCCATAAATACTCCTTACGCCCCTGCCTTCACTGCCGGACGCACCATTACATCGCCACCCTTGGCACCGGGTACTGCACCCTTGACCAGCAGCAGATTGCGCTCGGCGTCAACGCGGACGACCTCTAAATTCATCATAGTGCTACGTACATTACCCAGATGACCGGCCATTTTCTTACCTTTCCAAACGCGACCTGGGCTCTGATTTTGACCGATGGAACCCGGCGCACGATGCGACAGCGAGTTACCGTGGGTAGCGTCCTGCATGGCGAAGTGATGACGCTTGACGGTACCGGCAAAACCTTTACCGATAGTGCGGCCAACCACGTCAACCATCTGCCCCACCTGGAACACATCAACCTTCAGTTCAGCACCGACTTGTATGTCGTTACCTTCGCCTTCTTCAAGGCGAAATTCCCAAGCACCACGGCCACCCGCCACGTTAGCCTTGGCATAATGGCCCACTTCAGGCTTGGTGATGCGGTTTGCCTTACGCGTACCGACGGTGACCTGATAAGCGCGATAACCATCACGCTCCAGATCACGCAATTGGGATACGCGATTGGGCTCGATTTCAATTACGGTCACTGGAATAGACGTACCGTCTTCAGTGAAGACGCGGGTCATACCAGCTTTGCGACCAACTAAACCAATTGCCATTATAAAACTCCCAGCTTTG carries:
- the rplC gene encoding 50S ribosomal protein L3 is translated as MAIGLVGRKAGMTRVFTEDGTSIPVTVIEIEPNRVSQLRDLERDGYRAYQVTVGTRKANRITKPEVGHYAKANVAGGRGAWEFRLEEGEGNDIQVGAELKVDVFQVGQMVDVVGRTIGKGFAGTVKRHHFAMQDATHGNSLSHRAPGSIGQNQSPGRVWKGKKMAGHLGNVRSTMMNLEVVRVDAERNLLLVKGAVPGAKGGDVMVRPAVKAGA
- the rplV gene encoding 50S ribosomal protein L22, translated to METRAVLKFVRISPQKARLVADQIRGMKVEPALKLLSFSNKRAATLIKKVVESAIANAEHNDGADVDELKVKTICVDEGPVLKRMQPRAKGRGNRILKRTAHITVAVAEK
- the rplD gene encoding 50S ribosomal protein L4, which produces MDLKLVSESGAKTSKSIGLADSLFGQEFNEPLVHQVVNAYMAAGRAGTVGQKTRSDVRGGGAKPFKQKGSGRARAGTIRSPLWRGGGKVFAARNQDYSQKVNRKMYRGAISSILSELARQDRLMVIESFSVELPKTKSLLAKLDAMGLDNVLIVSDVLNQNLALAARNVARVEVAQPSQLNPVNLIKFEKVLMTSAAIKQLEEIFA
- the rplW gene encoding 50S ribosomal protein L23, which translates into the protein MSKERLMKVLLAPHVSEKSAVVADTNRQFVFRVLPDANKTEIKKAVELMFDVKVDAVQVSNVKGKSKRFGQIMGRRSNWKKAYVKLQSGFDIDFAGQK
- the rplB gene encoding 50S ribosomal protein L2, whose translation is MALIKTNPTSAGRRAVVKVVNPDLYKGEPHAPLLEKKSKINGRNNAGRITVRARGGAHKRHYRLIDFKRNDKDGIQGNVERIEYDPNRSANIALVLYADGERRYIIAPSGVTAGSQIVSGADAPIKAGNCLPLRNIPVGSTIHCLELKPGKGAQLARSAGAMIQLIAKEGVYASVRLRSGEMRKVLADCRATIGEVGNSEHNLRSLGKAGAARWSGRRPQSRGVVMNPVDHPHGGGEGRTSGGRHPVSPWGQPTKGYKTRKNKRTDGMIVRRRK
- the rpsS gene encoding 30S ribosomal protein S19 translates to MPRSVKKGPFVDAHLVNKVNTAAEKNDRRPIKTWSRRSMVIPQMVGLTIAIHNGRQHVPVLVNENMVGHKLGEFAVTRTFKGHVADKKAK